From Bufo gargarizans isolate SCDJY-AF-19 chromosome 10, ASM1485885v1, whole genome shotgun sequence, the proteins below share one genomic window:
- the IRX5 gene encoding iroquois-class homeodomain protein IRX-5, with protein MCLAMSYPQGYLYQPSASLALYSCPAYSTSVISGPRTDELGRSSSGSAFSPYAGSTAFTATSAGFNSPLQYSGDPAAAFTSYVGSPYDHSTSMAGSLGYHPYAAPLGSYPYGDPAYRKNATRDATATLKAWLNEHRKNPYPTKGEKIMLAIITKMTLTQVSTWFANARRRLKKENKMTWTPRNRSEDEEEEENIDLEKNDEDETQKVEEKGDTDVEPVKRSPLEDEPDLSEHENLQVKELVSVRSDSEGEDSHDLISKISTPSSPPTICQAGQAQQTQEEQTVPNHLHHHHHHHHLQHQQQTTQHHLHHHHHQQHPIDLVHRNTTVHHGLATSNVTSVIHSPPASTSKPKLWSLAEIATSSDKTKESSEVGPGSTTAQPMAAPTSSPSRSPSAACHFPNNAVLSRPLYYSTPFYPGYTNYGSFGHIHHGPSSTPSVNSNPHFNGLTQTVLNRAEALAKECKLRNQSQVDLCKDSTYEMKKGMSSL; from the exons ATGTGTCTGGccatgtcctatcctcagggcTACTTGTATCAACCATCTGCTTCATTGGCTCTGTACTCCTGCCCTGCATACAGCACCAGTGTCATCTCTGGACCCAGGACAGATGAGTTGGGAAGGTCTTCTTCTGGGTCAGCCTTCTCACCTTATGCTGGATCTACAGCCTTCACAGCTACTTCTGCTGGCTTCAACTCTCCCCTCCAGTACAGTGGAGACCCAGCTGCTGCCTTCACTTCTTACGTG GGTTCTCCCTATGACCACAGTACAAGCATGGCAGGTTCTTTAGGTTATCATCCATATGCTGCTCCTCTGGGATCTTATCCTTATGGCGATCCAGCTTACAGGAAAAATGCTACCAGGGATGCTACCGCCACTTTAAAGGCCTGGCTCAATGAGCACAGGAAGAACCCTTACCCCACCAAGGGGGAGAAGATTATGCTGGCCATTATCACTAAGATGACCCTCACCCAAGTGTCCACCTGGTTTGCCAATGCAAGGAGGAGGCTTAAAAAGGAGAATAAGATGACCTGGACTCCCAGGAATAGGAGtgaggatgaggaagaagaggagaacaTCGATCTGGAGAAAAATGATGAAGATGAGACTCAGAAAGTAGAGGAAAAGGGGGACACAGATGTAGAGCCAG TGAAGAGGAGTCCACTGGAGGATGAGCCAGATCTTTCAGAACATGAGAACCTACAGGTTAAAGAGCTGGTCTCAGTCAGGAGTGACTCTGAGGGGGAAGACAGTCATGATTTGATTTCTAAAATTTCTACTCCAAGCTCACCTCCAACAATTTGTCAAGCAGGCCAGGCCCAACAGACGCAAGAAGAGCAGACTGTACCCAatcatcttcatcatcatcaccaccaccatcatcttcAGCACCAGCAACAGACAACCCAACATCAtcttcaccaccaccaccaccaacagcaCCCAATAGACCTGGTGCATAGGAATACCACAGTCCACCATGGCCTAGCCACCAGCAATGTCACCTCAGTGATTCACTCACCTCCAGCTTCCACCTCAAAGCCAAAACTGTGGTCCTTGGCGGAAATAGCCACCTCCTCAGACAAGACTAAAGAAAGCAGTGAAGTAGGCCCAGGGTCAACCACAGCCCAGCCCATGGCTGCTCCAACTTCTTCACCATCCAGATCCCCCTCAGCTGCTTGTCATTTCCCTAACAATGCAGTTTTATCCAGACCCCTTTACTACAGCACCCCATTTTACCCTGGCTACACGAACTATGGCTCCTTTGGGCACATCCACCATGGACCCAGCAGCACCCCATCAGTCAACAGCAACCCACACTTCAATGGATTAACCCAGACTGTCCTAAACAGAGCTGAAGCTCTGGCCAAAGAGTGCAAACTTAGAAACCAGTCTCAAGTAGACCTTTGCAAAGACTCCACTTATGAAATGAAGAAAGGTATGTCTAGCCTTTAA